In one Rhizobium leguminosarum genomic region, the following are encoded:
- a CDS encoding ABC transporter ATP-binding protein, whose protein sequence is MGQLLLNKVQKFYGDYEVLKGVQLEVKNGEFVVFVGPSGCGKSTLLRMIAGLDATTAGDIVINGVRVNDLPPVKRGIAMVFQSYALYPHMTVFENIAFPLRVEKMEEAKLKARVENAARILHLEQRLQQKPGMLSGGQRQRVAIGRAIVREPKIFLFDEPLSNLDAALRADMRIELAKLHRQLKATMIYVTHDQVEAMTMADRIVVLDAGDISQTGAPLELYHKPANQFVAGFIGNPKMNFLPVTCKGVSAIGVEVDYQGQTAVLPVTPRDGMAGKALTLGIQPEHIQLGGGDIVFTVTPTVIERLGANTVAYASLNGEAENFCAMLPGSVGIRADAPVATGINAADCHLFDEAGIAFERRVELTEIDMNVINPTAA, encoded by the coding sequence TTGGGACAGCTCCTTCTCAACAAAGTTCAGAAATTCTATGGCGACTACGAAGTTCTGAAGGGCGTGCAGCTTGAGGTGAAGAATGGCGAATTCGTCGTCTTCGTCGGCCCGTCGGGCTGCGGCAAATCCACCCTGCTGCGGATGATCGCCGGCCTCGATGCGACGACGGCAGGCGACATCGTCATCAACGGCGTCAGGGTCAACGACCTGCCGCCGGTCAAGCGCGGCATCGCCATGGTGTTCCAGTCCTATGCGCTCTACCCGCACATGACCGTCTTCGAAAACATCGCCTTCCCGCTTCGCGTCGAAAAGATGGAAGAGGCAAAGCTCAAGGCCAGGGTCGAAAATGCGGCGCGCATCCTTCACCTGGAACAGCGGCTGCAGCAGAAGCCCGGCATGCTTTCCGGCGGCCAGCGCCAGCGCGTCGCGATCGGCCGCGCGATCGTGCGCGAACCGAAAATATTCCTGTTCGACGAGCCACTTTCCAACCTCGACGCGGCATTGCGCGCCGATATGCGCATCGAGCTTGCCAAGCTGCACCGGCAGTTGAAGGCGACGATGATCTATGTGACGCACGACCAGGTCGAGGCGATGACCATGGCCGACCGTATCGTCGTGCTTGACGCCGGCGATATCTCCCAGACGGGAGCGCCGCTGGAGCTTTATCACAAGCCCGCCAACCAGTTCGTCGCCGGCTTCATCGGCAATCCGAAAATGAATTTTCTGCCCGTCACCTGCAAGGGCGTCAGCGCCATTGGCGTCGAGGTGGATTATCAAGGCCAGACCGCCGTTCTGCCGGTGACGCCGCGTGACGGCATGGCCGGCAAGGCTTTGACGCTCGGCATCCAGCCGGAGCATATCCAGCTTGGCGGCGGCGATATCGTCTTTACCGTGACGCCGACGGTGATCGAACGCCTCGGTGCCAATACGGTCGCTTATGCCTCGCTCAACGGCGAGGCCGAGAATTTCTGCGCCATGCTGCCCGGCAGCGTCGGCATCCGCGCCGATGCCCCCGTTGCAACCGGCATCAACGCCGCCGACTGCCATCTCTTCGACGAGGCGGGCATCGCTTTCGAGCGGCGCGTGGAACTGACCGAAATCGATATGAACGTGATCAACCCGACGGCGGCTTGA
- a CDS encoding ABC transporter substrate-binding protein, which produces MALALLGSTAMTAVTAHAADKEISWIYCGDTIDPVHTKYIKQWEEKNTGWKITPEVVGWAQCQDKATTLAAAGTPVAMAYVGSRTLKEFAQNDLIVPVPMTDDEKKTYYPHIVDTVTFEGNQWGVPIAFSTKALYWNKDLFKQAGLDPEKPPKTWAEEIEMAKTIKEKTGIPGYGLSAKTFDNTMHQFMHWVYTNNGSVIGADGKVTLDSPQILAALKAYKDIVPYSEEGPTAYEQNEVRAIFLDGKVAMIQAGSGAADRLKKTQISWGITTLPLGPDAKGPGTLLITDSLAIFKGSGVEDKATEFAKFITSPDVQSEYELQGGAGLTPLRPSAKVDEFVSKDANWKPLIDGISYGGPEPLFTDYKGFQNSMIEMIQSVVTGKAEPEAALKKAAGEIEAFK; this is translated from the coding sequence ATGGCGCTCGCCTTGCTCGGTTCGACGGCAATGACCGCGGTCACTGCCCATGCAGCCGATAAGGAAATCAGCTGGATCTATTGCGGCGACACGATCGACCCGGTCCACACCAAATACATCAAGCAGTGGGAAGAAAAGAACACCGGCTGGAAGATCACCCCTGAGGTTGTCGGATGGGCGCAGTGCCAGGACAAGGCGACGACCCTTGCTGCCGCCGGCACGCCGGTCGCCATGGCCTATGTCGGGTCGCGCACGCTGAAGGAATTCGCGCAGAACGATCTTATCGTTCCGGTGCCGATGACCGATGACGAGAAGAAGACCTACTACCCCCACATCGTCGACACGGTGACCTTCGAGGGTAACCAGTGGGGCGTCCCGATCGCCTTCTCCACCAAGGCGCTTTACTGGAACAAGGATCTCTTCAAGCAGGCCGGCCTTGACCCCGAGAAGCCGCCGAAGACCTGGGCTGAAGAAATCGAGATGGCAAAGACCATCAAGGAAAAGACCGGCATTCCGGGTTACGGCCTCTCCGCCAAGACCTTCGACAACACCATGCACCAGTTCATGCATTGGGTTTACACCAACAACGGCAGTGTGATCGGTGCAGACGGCAAAGTCACGCTCGACAGCCCGCAGATTCTCGCCGCGCTGAAAGCCTACAAGGACATCGTCCCCTACTCAGAAGAAGGCCCGACGGCCTATGAGCAGAACGAAGTCCGCGCCATCTTCCTCGACGGCAAGGTGGCGATGATCCAGGCCGGTTCGGGTGCCGCCGACCGTCTGAAGAAGACGCAGATCAGCTGGGGCATCACGACGCTGCCGCTCGGCCCCGATGCCAAGGGCCCGGGCACGCTTCTGATCACCGACAGCCTGGCGATCTTCAAGGGTTCTGGAGTCGAGGACAAGGCGACTGAGTTCGCCAAGTTCATCACTTCCCCTGATGTTCAGTCGGAATACGAGCTGCAGGGCGGCGCCGGCCTCACCCCGCTGCGCCCCTCCGCAAAGGTCGACGAGTTCGTCTCCAAGGATGCCAATTGGAAGCCTTTGATCGACGGCATCAGCTATGGTGGTCCGGAGCCGCTGTTCACTGACTATAAGGGCTTCCAGAACTCGATGATCGAGATGATCCAGTCCGTCGTGACGGGAAAGGCCGAGCCGGAAGCCGCACTGAAGAAGGCTGCCGGCGAAATCGAAGCCTTCAAGTAA
- a CDS encoding DMT family transporter, producing the protein MTIEAARNSHPIYFIGAFATGGLLTFMVHLNGELARYGNPLFSSWTAHGTGMVAAVILLFALYRRRTTMAGKTARAPLWAYLGGVSGAATVILTSTAVNSPLGLSGTLALGLAGQVAFSLAADSWGLFGLPKRRPDMRDIAALGLVVTGGALIILFGRGAA; encoded by the coding sequence ATGACCATCGAAGCAGCACGTAATTCGCATCCCATCTACTTCATCGGAGCTTTTGCGACGGGTGGGCTCCTCACGTTCATGGTGCATCTCAACGGGGAGCTGGCACGGTACGGCAATCCGCTGTTCTCATCCTGGACCGCTCACGGCACAGGCATGGTCGCCGCCGTCATTCTTCTTTTTGCGCTCTACCGCCGACGCACTACGATGGCGGGAAAAACCGCCAGAGCGCCCTTGTGGGCCTATCTCGGCGGGGTTTCCGGCGCCGCAACGGTCATTCTGACCTCGACTGCGGTCAACTCGCCGCTTGGGCTCTCCGGCACCTTGGCTTTGGGTTTGGCAGGCCAGGTCGCCTTCAGCCTGGCGGCCGACAGCTGGGGACTGTTCGGTTTGCCAAAGCGGCGCCCCGACATGCGGGACATCGCCGCGCTGGGCCTGGTCGTCACCGGCGGCGCACTCATTATCCTGTTTGGGCGAGGTGCGGCGTGA
- a CDS encoding DMT family transporter, whose product MTVFVLLACLGGVLVGLSRQLNGRLSISTTPLIASFWNHAVGFAVLTCLGLVVGGLLPAEAAEAPWYVFLGGPIGVIFVAAGSWAIARIGAVNAALLIIGGQMVTGVAFDYLSAVPTSFWANATGIVLIVGGMMVSRRRRKAGGSH is encoded by the coding sequence GTGACAGTGTTCGTTCTTCTGGCTTGCCTCGGCGGCGTGCTCGTCGGCCTCAGCCGTCAGCTCAATGGGCGGTTGAGCATATCCACCACGCCGCTGATCGCATCCTTCTGGAATCATGCTGTAGGTTTTGCTGTCCTCACATGCCTTGGTCTCGTTGTCGGAGGCCTGCTTCCTGCTGAAGCGGCCGAGGCGCCCTGGTATGTCTTTTTGGGTGGTCCGATCGGCGTCATTTTTGTGGCGGCGGGCAGCTGGGCGATCGCTCGCATCGGCGCGGTCAATGCAGCGCTGCTGATCATTGGCGGCCAGATGGTAACCGGGGTAGCGTTTGATTATCTCAGCGCCGTGCCGACGTCGTTCTGGGCGAACGCCACCGGAATTGTTCTCATCGTCGGCGGAATGATGGTCAGCCGCAGGCGACGCAAAGCCGGCGGCTCGCACTAG
- a CDS encoding Gfo/Idh/MocA family protein, with translation MKVGIIGLGFRLGYLGYVFKAIDSSFDIVGYVDPEPAGLPGLTEKGVSVGKAYGSPEELLASEKLDLLMIGSPNHLHLDHIRLGLQAGLKVFCEKPIVTTIAESIELAHLMAKFGHERLMVGLVLRYSPLYKDLRAIQAEGKLGQIVSIEASEHIEPYHGAFFMRDWRRYERYSGSFMLEKCCHDLDLYNGVVGARPERVASFGGRKSFIPANDPAREGINDLELFHRKPSGWMGSDKVFDSDADIIDYQVAIVEYENGVGMNFHTNLNVPDQFRRFAIMGSRGMAEGDFVRGYLDVHEQLTGNKVVENKYAATELSQHYGADEQMASDLLESVRTGLELPVSTLNALEAGILALAMDEARMKKTVVDLRPIWDRFDEALHARAA, from the coding sequence ATGAAAGTGGGAATCATCGGGCTGGGATTCCGGCTCGGCTATCTCGGCTATGTGTTCAAAGCGATCGATAGCAGCTTCGACATTGTCGGCTATGTGGATCCGGAACCCGCCGGACTTCCCGGATTGACGGAAAAGGGAGTCTCGGTCGGCAAGGCCTATGGTTCGCCGGAGGAGCTGCTGGCTTCCGAAAAGCTCGATCTGCTCATGATCGGCTCCCCCAATCACCTGCATCTTGATCATATCAGGCTCGGCCTTCAAGCCGGTCTCAAGGTGTTCTGCGAAAAGCCGATCGTCACGACGATTGCCGAAAGCATCGAGCTTGCCCATCTGATGGCGAAATTCGGCCATGAGCGACTGATGGTCGGTTTGGTGCTGCGCTATTCTCCACTCTATAAGGATCTGCGCGCCATCCAGGCCGAGGGCAAACTTGGCCAGATCGTGTCGATCGAGGCCTCCGAACATATCGAGCCTTATCACGGCGCCTTCTTCATGCGCGACTGGCGCCGCTACGAGCGCTATTCCGGCAGCTTTATGCTGGAGAAATGCTGCCACGACCTCGACCTTTATAATGGCGTCGTCGGCGCGCGGCCCGAACGGGTGGCAAGTTTCGGCGGCCGCAAGAGCTTCATTCCGGCCAACGACCCGGCGCGCGAGGGCATCAACGACCTCGAGCTTTTCCACCGCAAGCCGAGCGGCTGGATGGGATCGGACAAGGTCTTCGACAGCGATGCCGATATCATCGACTATCAGGTGGCGATCGTCGAATATGAAAATGGCGTCGGCATGAACTTCCACACCAATCTGAACGTGCCCGACCAGTTCCGCCGTTTCGCCATCATGGGGTCTCGCGGCATGGCCGAAGGCGATTTCGTTCGTGGCTATCTCGACGTGCACGAACAGCTGACCGGCAATAAGGTGGTCGAAAACAAATATGCCGCCACCGAGCTCTCCCAGCACTACGGGGCCGATGAACAGATGGCGAGCGATCTGCTGGAAAGCGTGCGCACCGGGCTCGAGCTTCCCGTTTCCACGCTGAACGCGCTGGAAGCCGGCATCCTCGCTCTGGCGATGGACGAAGCGAGGATGAAGAAAACCGTCGTCGACCTGCGTCCCATCTGGGACCGGTTCGACGAGGCCCTTCACGCAAGAGCGGCTTGA
- a CDS encoding nuclear transport factor 2 family protein, which produces MSRNTELLSAIQIYFDALYTCDLALFDRVFHPACSLFDADEGAIVVDPIAAYRQVIAKRISPSSCSQPREDDIILIDWLSDASATVKVRLRIHENVFIDHLCLVKDKDGWRIVAKIWHLERKTAAV; this is translated from the coding sequence ATGTCACGGAATACCGAATTGCTAAGCGCCATCCAGATCTATTTCGATGCCCTTTATACTTGCGATCTGGCGCTGTTCGATAGGGTTTTCCATCCGGCCTGCAGCCTGTTTGATGCTGATGAAGGCGCAATTGTCGTTGATCCGATCGCGGCCTACCGCCAGGTCATCGCCAAGCGGATTTCGCCTTCCAGCTGTTCGCAGCCGCGTGAAGACGACATTATTCTGATCGACTGGCTCTCGGATGCTTCTGCCACCGTCAAAGTCCGTCTGCGCATTCATGAGAATGTTTTCATCGATCATCTGTGTCTTGTGAAAGACAAGGACGGCTGGCGGATCGTTGCCAAGATTTGGCATCTCGAAAGAAAAACGGCGGCAGTATAG
- a CDS encoding carbohydrate ABC transporter permease, with amino-acid sequence MSNAAMIDRYRWWEIILIYCGIALFLFFVLAPFFEGFMVSLKPLSQLFSSPYRFWPENGSLEAYRTMWISVPGFGRYIFNSFFISIIVTLIVLCLVIPAAYAFAKFEFKGMGILLGAFLTVNMFSGAVLLIPLFRLMRSMGVLNTYLAMIVPGVAFLIPSAIWLLRTYMIRIPQELNEAAYMDGASHFYTLRRVILPIAMPGIIVVAITTFIGAYAQQFIFALTFNSKTEYMPLPVGLFAYFGKQEVIWNELMAASFVGIAPAMVVIFFLQRYLVGGLTAGAVKQ; translated from the coding sequence ATGAGCAATGCTGCCATGATCGACCGTTACCGCTGGTGGGAAATCATCCTGATCTATTGCGGCATCGCGCTCTTTCTGTTCTTCGTGCTGGCGCCCTTCTTCGAAGGCTTCATGGTTTCGCTGAAACCGCTCAGCCAGCTCTTCTCCTCGCCCTACCGCTTCTGGCCGGAGAACGGTTCCTTAGAGGCTTACCGGACGATGTGGATCAGCGTGCCGGGTTTCGGGCGCTATATCTTCAACTCGTTCTTCATCTCGATCATCGTCACGCTGATCGTGCTCTGCCTGGTCATTCCGGCGGCTTATGCCTTCGCGAAGTTTGAATTCAAGGGCATGGGGATCCTGCTCGGCGCCTTTCTGACGGTGAACATGTTCTCCGGCGCCGTGCTGTTGATCCCGCTCTTCCGGCTGATGCGCAGCATGGGCGTGCTCAACACCTATCTCGCCATGATCGTGCCGGGTGTCGCCTTCCTGATCCCCTCGGCGATCTGGCTGCTGCGCACCTACATGATCCGTATCCCGCAGGAACTCAACGAAGCGGCCTATATGGATGGCGCCAGCCATTTCTACACGCTTCGCCGCGTCATCCTGCCGATTGCGATGCCGGGGATTATCGTCGTCGCCATCACCACCTTCATCGGTGCTTACGCCCAGCAATTCATCTTCGCGCTGACGTTCAACTCGAAGACCGAATACATGCCCCTGCCGGTGGGCCTCTTTGCTTACTTCGGTAAGCAGGAGGTCATCTGGAACGAACTGATGGCGGCTTCCTTCGTCGGCATCGCGCCGGCGATGGTCGTCATCTTCTTCCTTCAGCGCTACCTTGTCGGCGGGCTGACCGCCGGTGCGGTGAAACAATAA
- the yghX gene encoding YghX family hydrolase, which yields MTRMTAKDFPQELLELYDYYAHGKITKREFLDRAGKFAVGGLAAAAILSSLSPDYALATQVEFTDPDIVAEYITYPSPKGNGEVRAYLVRPKNAAGKVAAVVVVHENRGLNPYIEDVARRVAKAGFIALAPDGLTSVGGYPGNDEKGRDLQQTVDPEKLMNDFFAAVEFLMKSDLTTGKVGITGFCYGGGVANAAAVAYPELAAAVPFYGRQPRAEDVPKIKAPLLLHYAGLDKGINEGWPAYEAALKSSHKIYEAYVYPDVNHGFHNDSTPRYDEAAAKLAWQRTVDWFTKYLA from the coding sequence ATGACCCGCATGACAGCCAAGGATTTCCCTCAGGAACTTCTCGAACTCTACGATTACTACGCGCACGGGAAAATTACCAAGCGCGAATTTCTCGACCGGGCCGGCAAATTCGCGGTCGGCGGGCTGGCCGCAGCCGCCATTCTTTCGTCGCTGAGCCCTGACTATGCGCTGGCGACCCAGGTCGAGTTTACCGATCCCGATATCGTCGCCGAATACATCACCTATCCCTCGCCGAAAGGAAACGGCGAGGTCCGCGCCTATCTCGTCCGTCCTAAAAACGCCGCCGGCAAAGTCGCGGCCGTGGTGGTCGTGCACGAAAACAGAGGCCTGAACCCCTATATCGAAGATGTGGCGCGACGCGTGGCAAAGGCGGGTTTCATCGCGCTGGCGCCGGATGGACTCACGTCGGTCGGAGGTTATCCCGGCAATGACGAGAAGGGGCGGGACCTGCAGCAGACGGTCGACCCGGAAAAGCTGATGAACGACTTCTTCGCGGCGGTCGAATTTCTGATGAAGAGCGACCTCACCACCGGCAAGGTCGGCATCACCGGCTTCTGCTACGGCGGCGGCGTCGCCAATGCTGCGGCGGTCGCCTATCCCGAACTTGCCGCAGCCGTGCCCTTTTACGGCAGACAGCCGCGCGCCGAGGACGTGCCGAAGATCAAGGCGCCGCTGCTTCTCCATTATGCCGGACTGGACAAGGGCATCAACGAAGGCTGGCCCGCCTATGAAGCCGCGCTAAAATCGTCGCATAAAATCTACGAAGCCTATGTCTATCCCGACGTCAATCACGGCTTCCATAATGATTCCACGCCGCGCTACGACGAAGCGGCGGCCAAGCTCGCCTGGCAGCGAACGGTCGACTGGTTCACGAAATACCTCGCCTGA
- a CDS encoding adenylate/guanylate cyclase domain-containing protein → MSENRKLAAILAADVVGYSRLASEDEDRTLARLRALRSDLIDPTIAVHNGRVIKRTGDGALVEFRSVVDAVRCAIEVQNGMVERNAGVQQDRRIEFRIGIHLGDVVEEIDGDLMGDGVNIASRLEGIAAPGAICLSEDAYRQVRARLDLSVSDLGNTQLKNIAEPIRIYSLQVGTTAEVKPGVTAGAVARAPAALPLDFSIAVLPFVNMSGDAEQEYFADGISEDIITALSKLSQLFVIARNSSFTFKGRNVNVQEVGDSLNVRYVLEGSVRKSGNKVRITAQLIDATTGGHQWAERFDRDLTDIFAVQDDVTQQIVGALELKLTAGDQQRLATEQTQNLEAYDCFLRGREHMWRLTREQNIQGRQLLQRAIDLDPKFAPAHAFLAVTHGLAYVNQWSRSPSKSLEQATEAATRAVALDDRYPYAHWALGVVNLYLRRLDVAIREAERAIALAPNLVEGHESLGNALHYAGRSDEALVCFERAMALNPYYPDIFLHFHAQAMFQLGRYEEAVVFLKRRLVRNPATDISRVLLAASYGHLGCLAEARGQWEEVFRINPDYSLEHRRKVLPYKNPADFERIVDGLRKAGLTE, encoded by the coding sequence ATGAGCGAGAATCGCAAGCTGGCCGCAATTCTGGCCGCGGACGTAGTCGGATACAGCCGGCTCGCCAGCGAGGACGAAGATCGCACCCTGGCAAGGTTGCGGGCACTGCGCAGCGACCTGATCGATCCAACCATCGCCGTGCACAACGGCCGTGTCATCAAGCGCACTGGAGACGGAGCGCTGGTCGAATTCCGCAGCGTTGTCGATGCCGTGCGCTGCGCCATCGAGGTGCAGAACGGCATGGTCGAGCGCAACGCCGGCGTTCAGCAGGATCGGCGCATCGAGTTCCGGATCGGCATCCATCTGGGGGACGTAGTAGAGGAAATCGATGGCGACCTAATGGGTGACGGCGTCAACATCGCCTCGCGTCTCGAGGGTATCGCGGCCCCCGGCGCTATTTGCCTGTCCGAGGACGCCTATCGCCAGGTCAGGGCGAGGCTCGATCTCTCCGTCAGCGATCTCGGCAACACGCAGCTCAAGAACATCGCCGAGCCGATCCGGATCTATTCGCTCCAGGTCGGCACCACCGCGGAGGTAAAGCCAGGAGTGACCGCCGGCGCCGTTGCTCGTGCGCCGGCCGCATTGCCGTTGGACTTCTCGATTGCCGTGCTGCCCTTCGTCAACATGAGCGGCGATGCCGAGCAGGAGTACTTCGCCGACGGCATCTCCGAAGATATCATCACTGCTCTGTCGAAGCTGTCGCAGCTGTTTGTCATCGCTCGCAACTCGTCGTTTACCTTCAAGGGCCGGAACGTGAACGTGCAGGAAGTGGGCGACAGCCTCAACGTGCGCTACGTGCTGGAAGGAAGCGTCCGCAAATCAGGCAACAAGGTGAGGATCACCGCGCAGCTGATTGATGCCACCACCGGCGGGCATCAATGGGCGGAGCGTTTCGATCGCGACCTGACCGATATCTTCGCAGTGCAGGATGACGTCACGCAGCAGATCGTCGGTGCTCTGGAACTCAAGCTGACGGCCGGGGACCAGCAGCGGCTCGCGACCGAGCAGACTCAAAATCTGGAAGCCTATGACTGCTTCCTGCGGGGCCGTGAACACATGTGGCGACTGACGAGAGAGCAGAACATTCAGGGCCGGCAATTGCTGCAGCGCGCCATCGATCTGGACCCGAAATTCGCCCCGGCCCACGCGTTCCTCGCCGTCACGCACGGGCTGGCCTACGTTAACCAGTGGAGCCGATCGCCGTCGAAATCGCTGGAACAGGCGACCGAGGCTGCAACGCGGGCGGTGGCGCTCGACGATCGGTATCCGTACGCACATTGGGCGCTGGGCGTCGTCAACTTGTACCTGCGACGACTTGACGTGGCCATCCGCGAGGCTGAACGCGCGATCGCGCTTGCTCCCAATCTTGTCGAGGGCCACGAGAGCCTCGGCAACGCGCTGCACTATGCGGGCAGGTCCGACGAGGCCCTCGTCTGCTTCGAGCGGGCGATGGCCCTGAATCCATATTATCCGGACATATTTCTGCACTTCCACGCGCAGGCGATGTTCCAGTTGGGCAGGTACGAGGAGGCCGTTGTCTTCCTGAAGCGACGGCTAGTCCGCAATCCAGCCACCGACATCTCACGTGTGTTGCTGGCGGCGAGCTATGGTCACTTGGGCTGCTTGGCGGAGGCGCGCGGGCAGTGGGAGGAAGTGTTCCGGATCAATCCCGATTATTCCCTGGAGCACAGGCGCAAAGTGCTGCCCTACAAAAACCCTGCCGATTTCGAGCGCATTGTGGATGGGCTGCGCAAAGCTGGCCTCACCGAATGA
- a CDS encoding carbohydrate ABC transporter permease: protein MSVQRSAFIFAWILLLPAVLYVLAIVAYPLVDTFILSFTDASLKKTTNWVGWVNYEKIFNGTFAEVIVRTFIWTFFSVAFKMVIGTFGATMLNAAVPGRSLFRLLTMPPWIVPMAIGIFMWGWMYNGQFGMISGVLQRFGLVDGPVAFLAYGSTAFWATIITDVWIGVPLVTIYFLAAIQSIPKDLYEAAWTDGAGRWYRFRRITLPLMVPAIITMSMLSLIATFNSFDIIWILTQGGPSGETTTMIIDTYQTAIGSKKYGEGAARAVLICIFLSLFCFAYFRVTRRLNPEKRA, encoded by the coding sequence ATGAGTGTCCAAAGAAGCGCCTTCATCTTCGCCTGGATCCTCCTCCTTCCGGCCGTCCTCTATGTTCTCGCCATCGTCGCCTATCCCCTCGTCGATACGTTCATTCTCTCCTTCACCGACGCGTCGCTGAAAAAGACCACCAACTGGGTCGGCTGGGTCAATTACGAGAAGATTTTCAACGGCACCTTTGCGGAGGTCATCGTCCGCACCTTCATTTGGACGTTCTTCTCGGTCGCCTTCAAAATGGTGATCGGCACCTTCGGCGCGACCATGCTGAATGCCGCGGTGCCCGGCCGCTCGCTGTTCCGGCTCTTGACCATGCCGCCATGGATCGTGCCGATGGCCATCGGCATTTTCATGTGGGGCTGGATGTATAATGGCCAGTTCGGGATGATATCAGGCGTTTTGCAGCGCTTCGGGCTGGTCGACGGTCCGGTCGCTTTCCTCGCCTACGGAAGCACCGCCTTCTGGGCAACGATCATCACCGACGTGTGGATCGGCGTGCCGCTGGTGACGATCTACTTCCTGGCGGCGATCCAATCGATTCCGAAGGATCTCTACGAGGCTGCCTGGACCGACGGCGCCGGCCGCTGGTACCGCTTCCGCCGCATCACCCTGCCGCTGATGGTGCCGGCGATCATCACCATGTCGATGCTGTCGCTGATCGCCACCTTCAATTCGTTCGATATCATCTGGATCCTGACCCAGGGTGGGCCGAGCGGTGAGACGACGACGATGATCATCGATACCTATCAGACCGCCATCGGCTCGAAGAAATACGGTGAAGGTGCAGCACGCGCCGTGCTGATCTGCATTTTCCTGTCGCTCTTCTGCTTTGCCTATTTCCGCGTTACCCGCCGCCTCAATCCGGAGAAGCGCGCATGA